A section of the Streptomyces sp. Je 1-369 genome encodes:
- a CDS encoding NAD(P)-binding domain-containing protein: MSKTVVVIGAGPYGLSAAAHLRARGMPVRIFGAPVASWARRMPAGMLLRTPPAATELATPREGFTLNDYCRDAGERRLGDHDQVPVGLFLRYGGWFRERLVPRVEDERVAAVDRGADGFRVKLSSGEVLRAGAVVVATGLTGFAHLPAPLAAAASGAPAALGLISHSSQQTDPSSFAGRSVTVVGAGQSALESAALLHEAGADVQVVARGARVRFDAPPSGPQWRPDTPAGRSWTMYGLTRQPAAFRRLPAAARLRLAERALRPGGAWWLRERFEGRVPVLAEREITGAEAYGGGIALRTTTPDGRTQTVESEHVLAATGYRIQLESLDFLSPELRADLIRVGGFPVLDKGFSSSVPGLYFTGPSAVATYGPAMRLVSGTRFAGPRLTKSVAACCDE; the protein is encoded by the coding sequence ATGTCCAAGACCGTCGTCGTCATCGGCGCGGGCCCGTACGGCCTGTCCGCCGCCGCCCACCTGCGGGCACGCGGCATGCCCGTACGGATCTTCGGCGCCCCCGTGGCCAGCTGGGCCCGGCGTATGCCCGCCGGTATGCTCCTTCGGACGCCGCCCGCCGCCACTGAACTGGCGACCCCGCGCGAGGGGTTCACGCTCAACGACTACTGCCGGGACGCGGGAGAGCGCAGGCTCGGCGATCACGACCAGGTGCCCGTCGGGCTGTTCCTGCGGTACGGGGGGTGGTTCCGTGAGCGGCTCGTACCCCGGGTCGAGGACGAGCGGGTGGCCGCGGTCGACCGGGGCGCGGACGGCTTCCGCGTCAAGCTGTCGTCGGGCGAGGTGCTCAGGGCCGGTGCCGTGGTCGTGGCGACCGGGCTGACCGGGTTCGCGCATCTGCCCGCGCCCCTCGCGGCGGCCGCGTCCGGCGCGCCCGCGGCCCTCGGCCTGATCTCGCACAGCTCACAGCAGACCGATCCGAGCAGCTTCGCGGGGCGCAGCGTCACCGTGGTGGGAGCCGGTCAGTCCGCGCTGGAGAGCGCCGCGCTGCTCCACGAGGCGGGCGCGGACGTGCAGGTGGTGGCGCGCGGTGCGCGGGTCCGGTTCGACGCGCCACCGTCGGGACCGCAGTGGCGCCCCGACACTCCGGCGGGCCGCTCCTGGACCATGTACGGCCTCACGCGGCAGCCCGCCGCGTTCCGGCGGCTGCCCGCGGCCGCCCGGCTCCGGCTCGCCGAGCGGGCGTTGCGGCCGGGCGGGGCGTGGTGGCTCAGGGAGCGGTTCGAGGGCAGAGTGCCGGTCCTCGCGGAACGGGAGATCACAGGGGCGGAGGCGTACGGCGGCGGGATCGCCCTGCGGACGACGACGCCCGACGGACGTACCCAGACCGTCGAGTCCGAGCACGTCCTGGCCGCGACGGGCTACCGCATCCAGCTGGAGTCCCTGGATTTCCTCTCCCCCGAGCTCCGCGCGGACTTGATACGCGTCGGCGGTTTCCCCGTACTGGACAAGGGGTTCTCCTCCAGCGTGCCGGGCCTGTACTTCACCGGGCCGTCGGCGGTCGCGACGTACGGCCCGGCGATGCGGCTGGTCAGCGGCACGCGGTTCGCGGGACCGCGACTGACGAAGTCCGTGGCGGCGTGCTGCGACGAGTGA
- a CDS encoding TetR/AcrR family transcriptional regulator codes for MSPRGVAIPDLRERLFGAAERIVAREGAAALTSRAITSEAGCAKGILHTHFGGVDAFVAELVLDRFARTAAHARELPARAGRDTVRANLTGIAIGLLDSLDPRVVGLALTSNAASEKIREALAEGAPGFCAIEGALTAYLDAEQRLGRVADGTDTGTTALALVGTVHHLLMTGGWAGAPDPREQAERLVALLVPR; via the coding sequence ATGTCACCGCGCGGAGTCGCGATCCCCGACCTTCGCGAGCGGCTCTTCGGTGCCGCGGAACGGATCGTCGCCCGCGAGGGCGCCGCGGCCCTCACCAGTCGGGCCATCACCAGTGAGGCGGGCTGCGCCAAAGGCATACTGCACACGCACTTCGGGGGCGTGGACGCCTTCGTCGCCGAGCTCGTGCTCGACCGGTTCGCGCGCACCGCGGCCCACGCGCGGGAACTCCCCGCCCGTGCGGGCCGGGACACCGTCCGGGCCAACCTGACCGGCATCGCGATCGGGCTCCTCGACTCCCTCGACCCCAGGGTCGTCGGCCTCGCCCTGACGAGCAACGCCGCCTCTGAGAAGATCCGCGAGGCACTGGCGGAGGGGGCCCCCGGATTCTGCGCGATCGAGGGCGCGCTCACCGCCTACCTCGATGCCGAACAGCGGCTCGGCCGCGTCGCGGACGGCACCGACACCGGCACGACGGCGCTCGCCCTCGTCGGAACCGTCCACCACCTCCTGATGACGGGCGGCTGGGCCGGCGCGCCCGACCCGCGCGAGCAGGCCGAGCGACTTGTCGCTCTTCTCGTGCCCCGGTGA
- a CDS encoding class I SAM-dependent methyltransferase, whose amino-acid sequence MQSIINTEQAQAWNGYEGEHWARNQDRWDAVNAGFNIPLLDAASVDVVDRVLDVGCGAGRTTRLAARRAHGGHALGLDLSAPMLAGARRAARQEGLDNVSFTQGDAQVHPLAPAAYDVAISRYGVLFFADPVAGFGNIARALRPGGRAAFICGAYPEDNEWLQAFAALDDLLPLGGFGAPGGPGMFSLADADRTCDVLSAAGFERVGARRVETYGTWGRDAAEAAAFLLDSGPGRHLTSQVTPETRDHAHSRLTDILRPHEADGALRLRSVALLVTAVRGAAPAGTTDLA is encoded by the coding sequence ATGCAGAGCATCATCAACACCGAGCAGGCACAGGCATGGAACGGTTACGAGGGGGAGCACTGGGCCCGCAACCAGGATCGCTGGGACGCGGTGAACGCGGGCTTCAACATCCCTCTCCTGGACGCCGCTTCGGTCGACGTGGTCGACCGCGTCCTGGACGTCGGCTGCGGCGCGGGGCGGACGACCAGGCTCGCCGCCCGCCGCGCGCACGGCGGTCACGCGCTGGGCCTCGACCTGTCGGCGCCGATGCTGGCGGGGGCGCGCCGGGCCGCCCGCCAGGAGGGCTTGGACAACGTCTCCTTCACGCAGGGCGACGCACAGGTCCACCCACTCGCCCCGGCCGCGTACGACGTCGCGATCAGCCGCTACGGCGTCCTGTTCTTCGCCGACCCCGTGGCCGGTTTCGGCAACATCGCCCGCGCGCTGCGCCCGGGCGGACGCGCGGCGTTCATCTGCGGCGCGTACCCCGAGGACAACGAGTGGCTCCAGGCCTTCGCCGCACTGGACGACCTGCTCCCCCTCGGCGGCTTCGGCGCACCGGGCGGGCCCGGCATGTTCTCCCTCGCGGACGCCGACAGGACGTGCGACGTGCTGTCGGCCGCGGGGTTCGAGCGGGTCGGGGCGAGGCGGGTGGAGACGTACGGGACATGGGGCCGGGACGCCGCCGAAGCGGCCGCCTTCCTCCTCGACTCCGGCCCCGGACGCCACCTGACGAGCCAGGTCACCCCCGAGACCCGCGACCACGCCCACTCCCGCCTGACGGACATCCTGCGCCCCCACGAGGCCGACGGAGCCCTGCGACTGCGCAGCGTGGCCCTGTTGGTGACGGCGGTGCGGGGGGCGGCGCCCGCGGGGACGACGGACCTCGCCTGA